Genomic window (Vidua macroura isolate BioBank_ID:100142 chromosome 3, ASM2450914v1, whole genome shotgun sequence):
GTACAGATAACAGCGCAAGGCTGAGGAAATCATCCTGCCTGGCTTGTAATTCAGATGAGAGTCTTGAcgcatttttctgtgcttttctcaTACCCCAAGAGAGCTAAGAAGAAAGTTGGGTTTTACTGCTTTTACTCATGTCATCTGAGCAAAACAACACAGAAGTCATGCTGGTGCTATGGATAAACTCCAACAAACATTTACAGGATTTCACTTTTTAGAACTCTTTGTCCAAACACACTTGTCACTCAGAAGAACAGCCTGATTTCCTTATTATTCTAGCATTATCTAACAACACCTGCaatattaatgtatttctgCATCTATCAAAAGTATCAGGAGTTAACAGACTATGGACATGAAAATTTACATGCAAGACTGCATGTAATTACAATGAGACAACCCAGCGACTTTCCCAGTTCTGGGATCATATTATACACAAACGGTCCTGGAAAAATACCATCAACAACTCCTTTCAGAGCTTGACACAGTCACTTCCCATTTCCAAAGTTCAGCAGCTGACTACTGTTTGACAAGTATAACTACCCCAGCAAATGGGCATCTCTGGGCTTCACAGCTGACTGTCCCCTACAAGGAATGCAGTTTTATGAGGACTTATTTCACATATGGTACAGGGTGTATGACTGTAACACACTTTTGTTTTAAGATGGCCTTACTTTGACAAAGTGTCAACACAATGTGTTTTTGAAGCTAATCTTTTATATGTTGCTATCTACAGGGATATCTAATAACAAAAGGAATTGCTTTGTGAAACAACTTCCACTGGAATAAAAAGAATGACACTCTACAAGTCTAGAGCAAAAATAGAGCCTTACCTGTATCTGTGAATGACTGTATCCCATGTGTTAGATCAACGTTAGTCTTTACTGCACTTTCTGCTTTCTTAAACACAAGGCCAAGAAACCACATTGATACATATCCACTCCTAAAAAGAGACAGATCACAAACCTGAGCTGGGCACAGATACCAGTCATTTGGATTCTGGTACATTTTAGTTGCTCAGTTTAGAGCCAGCTCAGACTTAATTTCTCAGAGCATTCCTCCCTGAACTGCTCCCTTCTTTAAAAAGATGTGATGTGCTCAGGACCCTGTCAGAAATATACTGAACCTCTCTCACCAATGAGCTGAGGGGAAGGAAGATACAATTTGGCCAATGTGTACTTCAGAAAAGTAACAAAACTCACTGTTTATAGAGAACTTCATTGCCAGGGAAAGACTGTGGCTGCACGTGTGCAATAGTTATAAATTCGTTCCTTTCCAAGTTTCCAACCAGCACACGGATTTTAGACTCGACAAGGCCAATCCTAATAAAAACAAGAagtattttattcatttttaactGTTTCCAGCTCATCAGTTAGATGCCTTTTTGTAATACAGTGTTAACCAATCAATAAGGACCAAGTTTCATACAGCTGCGCAGACACTAGATCTTTATATCACATACAGACACTGTAATTTGAGATGTTTCCTATGacatttgtgtttttgtttcCAAAGACAGAGACAAGTAAATTTTACATATACTCTGCACAGTTCAGATACAACACTCCCACCTGTAACCTATGATGAAAATAACAAGGAGCAGATCCCAACACCTCTGGGGTGCAGCAAAACTCCTTTTTGCCACATGGATCAAGGAGAACAGTGGTTTTGAAAAGGCTCAAGCATAACTGTTCAGTTACACCCAAGTAAAGATGCAATGCTTCTTGCAGATTGATcagtgaaaatgtaaaaatagttattttaataaacaaatcATCTAGTCAACACTCCCCTCAAACTTCCCTAAGAAATGAATCATGACCACAAGGGCTTTAATTTCAATAAAGTACTGGCATTTCATCCTTCTGCCTAAAACTGTTAACTTTAAAAGCAGTCAGAAATCTATGTTCTTCAAAAGCATCTTATGTTGATGAATAACAGAGATGTTATCTACTTCCAAATCCACTCAAGAATTCATGAACTAAACTTTTCCTTGTAATGGACTGAAGCAAGTTTATCTTCTGCTTATCATTTTCCCAAGCTGCAAAACTGGAAAATTCACCTCTAtttctgtcactgaaaaaaaaaaaaatcagctcttaCCACAGCCAGAATTTCCCTTGTCTTTATTGTGACCTACAATAAGCTTTGTTCACTCAAGaatatttcacattaaaaattatttggccCTCTGCCAATACACCTTGTTGTACACAACTGTGACTGATATCAAGCTGCAGCTGATAAGATTTTTAGGTGAATATTTTAGAAAGTTCAGATAAAAGGTATTACctattaaaactatttttaaacattaagcTATCTTTTAGAGATGGCACAAGAATTATTTGACTTAAGGTACAAGCcaaactttgaaataaaagtaaGGTGCCCTCAGAATGGGTGTCTATTACAGAGAGGTGTTTTGCTTCCTTACTTGAGCAAAGCAAGCAAAGTACTAATTTCTTAACAAAGAAACCTACTGGAAAGTCAATAAATACACATTAATGCCTTAGTGCCTTAATTCCTCagcatttctctttatttcaaaattcacAGTGACTCAGCACATTCTCATAGGTTAAATAAGTAATTATTGGCAAATCTCCTTTCATTGAAGAAAAATAGGTTTGGAATAGGCTGACTACACAGCAGTTCAATCTAGTCCTTAAATATTACAGTAAAACTctttatgaaaacaaatgtaAGGCTCCAGAACAGTGGTCTTcaaagcagggagggaagggagcgTATTCCATGCCTAGCTGCATAGTTACAGACTTTGTTAATataattaacaaaaatatgGTGCAACATTGAATTGAGTTTCAGTTTTGCACTGGACCCACATTTAAAGCAGCACTTACCAGTTTAAATGATGCTCTTCTGTAAAGGCACTGGCAGTCAGCACAATGTAATGTCTAGAAGGAGAAAGGCAAATGAGTACATTAGCTCAAGATTTTATTCTACATTCTaaacatcagattttttttcttggtaggAAAAATGCTGTGAGTGCCATAAGACAGCTTTTCCTATCTTCCCTATGCTTATATGTACCAGAACTTATATGACTACTTccagtttctttaaaaagctcTAAACTGAAACACATCAATACATTTTTCTACTTAGACCCCAAGTTAAAATTCATCATGCTAGCCACTAAGTAAATAACTTAAGTTCAGACAACAGATTTCATACATACTTGTACTTCTGAAAGAAGTTCAGTGGTTCAAAGAGCTTTGACCAGTCTGATTTTCCTTTGAGAATCTCATCTGTAACTTCAAGACCTACAAATATGGTTAAAATCTTatcactattttttaaaaattaccatgACAAACTTTAGAAGACTGTAACAGTaactgacagaagaaaaaaagcaggaattcccCTGACAAAATGCAGATCCCACAACAGCTTATTGGAAAACTGGTCCTTATTGCCTGCAATGGGCATATTTCCCAGAGAAATCTTAAACCTCAGTGAACACCTCAGTGAACAAAACTAATTCAGATAACATGTTTTCATAGAGCAAGAATGACACTTTAATAAGCACAGAATGTACTTTACCACGTTGGAACTCCTCTACCATGACTGCTCGTGTTGACACAGACACATTGTATGTGGAGTTCTGCTGTGGGTAGGCTGGGGTGATGATGGGCATCACATGGTACCGGTCGGATGGGTTCACCTACGAGGTTACAACAGCTCTGTTTAGCATCAGTTTTGGTCAGAACAAAGTTTTAATACTTCTGATTTCAATGGCTACCTACTCTAGGGTCCCAGACTGGTAAATTAAGAAAGCTCTCTTCAAGTCGTTTCAGCAATACTGGCTTTGGCCAATCcctatagaagaaaaaaagagtaaagcATCCATTTTAAGCCCTGCTCTGCAATTCAGGGCTGCACGGGATGTTGACAATGTACATCCTGATATAAAGAACTACAAGTGTTACTTCtttatgcaaattaaaataaacagcttttACCATTTTGAAAAAATCAAGAAGAACTTGTTAACGAGAGTAGAGGCCAAAGCATTTGGGTAGAGTTGACATATTCTTGCTACCAGCATGGCCCAGGAGACTCCACCAAGAAATCCCATGATGTTGGAGTAAACACCACGTCCTGGAATGGATACCATGCAGTTAGACTGTGGTCTTTCAAatctgcagcaccagctgcacAACCCATAGAAAACTTAATACTTAAAACTTAATTTCAGCCTCCATGatgtttatttttgcagtgcAGTGAGGCCAAATTGCTGGTCCTTACAGTGATGAGAAGAAGAATCAGTACAACATCACATCCAAAAATATTGCTACTGTGAAACTTGCTTGTGCTGCTACACCTACTGCTTCACTTCAATTCCCCTTAAGAGAAAGGTTCTATCATTGTTCTAGTACTTGCTCTAGCCATGTAGGCAAATGGGACTTATTCCTTTTACACTTAATTGGGAATTTTCATCATTTGTAGTCAGGTTCCTGATAAGCAATGCAGCAGTGTCTCGTAAGCACTCCCCTCTTCTCTGAACTCCATCTCCACTAAAAAAAACACATGGAATTTACCACATGGACAGACCACGAACCTAAACTGAAAGGCTTTTAATATAACAACTGTCATTTAAATAGCAATTCAAAGCTGAGGTACATCCAATAGTGAGCATGAGATGCCTCTGAAAGGTTTAAAGATCACAAACCACCCTGCCACTCACGTTTTGCCCACAGTTTAACTGCACGGAGCGTGAGCCGGAAGTTCTCCAGATTGGGCACCAGGCGCAGTATTTCATCTGTAACCCTGCTGCCTGCAAGACAAAAGGTGAAGCACAGGAGTTCCCAGTAACAGGCACAAGTCAGGTGCTCCTATATAGGATCAGCAGTGTACAGCTTATAGTTCAAGTCTAGGAAAACAGGTCTGGATTACCTGCTTTGTATTAAATTATTGATTGCACATAACATTCAGCATCACTTTAGGTAACCAGTGCCCTCAACAACTGTTCACAGTTTAGACTACAACTAGCAATTTTTAGATAAAGCCTCTGCACAGGATGTTTTGGCCATAAAGTACAATGCAGGAAGCTCCACCTCAGCATGAAGAACTTTACATCGCAGGATAGCAGAGCACTGGAATGGGTTGTCACAGGAGGTCATGAAATGTCCCCATCTGGAGGGATTCAAAACTCACCTGGACACATTCCTGggtcagctgctccaggtgaccaTGCCTTAGCTGGAGGGGTGGACTGGACAATCTCCagaggtccattccaaccctaaatattctgtgattccagaaGCTAGGTTTCTTTTGACAGCCAGCAACCATTAAACCAATTGGTGCTAAACATTGAGCAAGTCAGACTTCAGgtattttaattatgtttttttttatgaacAACCTTGTTTATCCTTCATACATTCTTATCAAGTGCCCTACTAAGTCATCTGAATCTGGGACAAGCTGGAACACTGCTCACaaaccaatcaaacaaacatGAGACATAAGTCTATGTAAACACACAGCTCCTTGGAATATCTAAATTTAGGCCCACGATCGCCTCCTCAGAACTCAAGTACACTGGAGATCAGTTTCTGCATCTTGTACAGAAATGAGGGTTGTGTAATGTGCATCCTATGCCAATTTAAATGTCTTTACAAAGGTGTACAGAACATGCTCACCATTTAAGCTCCGTATGCATCTTATATCCAGGCTTTTGAGGCACGAGTCATCCCTGAGATCGAGATCATCAGAAACTGTTGGCAAAGACAGCTTTGCAAACACAAGATCAATCTTCAAGAGAAAAAGGGTTCAAATGTGACTTACAATGCAGCACTGTGTGCAAACAAGACACTAGTGAGGGACACTTGGTCATTCACGTGGTTAACATTTGTGTTTAGAATTAGGGGACCacagataaatatttatttgccaGAACACAAGAAAATTGCTCTAAGTTCCGTATTTGTTTACAAACCCACCTTTTTTAAGCTAGGGAAAggaagggttttttgtttttttttttgaaagttgGAAAGATTATTCTAAACTTAGAATTCCTattgaaaggaaattttaaattaaaccaTAAAATTAAGACTAATTAAAAACCTCACTATACTTCAACAAATGAGAAAGCATTTTCTGTACGCTGTAAGGCCTTAAGCATCTGGTTTTTAGTATAACCTAAGGCAagtaaattattctgtgaataTCTGTACCAGATAAAGGCCACAAAGAGGTCCTTGAATAAGTGTCTTCATGACAGTAGATACCAAGCAGTAACTCACTTAGGTATTACAGCAAGTGAGTATTTATTCTCTACATGAAATGTATTCCAGATAGAAGGATTCCTGCAGCTGACCAACTGAGGCAGGAGTCCACTGAGtagttttacttttctttttccatgttgtTTGTCTCACAGGGACTTCATTTTTGATTTGCAGGCAGGTGATTTGTGCAGGGAACCACAACAGAAATACCCCTTACAGAAAGGGAGCTCTTGTCAGAGCTCAGGGGAGTCAGCAAGGACACTGCCTCTACTCCCACTCTGCACATCCTTGGGAGATAAATGCCACCCAAGCAGGCTACCCTGGTCTGCAGCACAGGTTTCAAAAAAGATGTCAGTCATATTCCCACACTTGCCAGGCTAGCTAGGGGCTTATTTTCCTAGAAGTTCCCATTTCACTTCTGGGATTAATTTGCGATGTATTAATAACCAGTATACCAATAACCTCATAAAACAGCAGGATCATAAAACCCTGAAAAAGTTACCCTActccaaggaaagaaaaaaaaaaaatctcacttaaaggtgaaaaaaacccccaaaaattaaaattcttacCTCAATGCCATCAAACTCAAATTTGATAACGGGTACATATGCATCCTCAATGGCCTGTGAAGGAGAGGATATCTCTAATAAGATATCCTTTTGCTACTTTAAAAGATTTTCCTATACTATATAAGATACAGAATTTATGCTGAACTACTCAGTACAAAGACTGAGTTCCttccaaacacaaaaaatcCTCATAACTCTCAGGAGGATAGCACTATTATGGTACTAATACTAGATTTTATTAAAAGATCTTATTTAGGCAAGTGATTGAGAGGCTGATCCTGTGCTGTAACAAACAGTGCACAACAAGCCATCAGTATCAGTGGCTGTAAGCCCTTCCTACATCCAAGATGAAAACACAGTAAGGGACAACCTTGCTTGTTGATAGAGCTGATTAATTCCCAAAACACAGGGAGCACAAAAACTCTTAGGTGATGTAGTCACTGGGGAAAGGATCCAAGAGCTGGACACCAACATTTTCATGCTGCATAAACCAGTATATTGGAAGGTACTCAAAACTGATTTAAATTTGGCTTGTAAGATATTTGCTACAAATGCAAGTCTTTAACATGAATATTCTTACTGTAAAATTTACCCAATCTATCAAGCAGAGAGTTTACTCACTCTCAGGTTCTTTACTTCCTCTTGATTCTTCAGTTTTTCAAagaatgactgaaaaaaatctgatctttcCACATGACTGGGAGCAACACAAAGGGCATCGATGTCCGAACCTGCAAAGAGGTTTCATTTCTCCTGTTACTGTTGGAAGTCACTTTCCAACATCAGAACTATGACCAGGTACTGAAAATACTACCTTTGGTGTGTACTCCAAGTCTGTAGGAgccaaatgtaaatattttgccACCAACTCGTTCTGTTATTGAAGGGGGAAGATTCTGTGGGTAGAAGTTTAGGAT
Coding sequences:
- the PAPOLG gene encoding poly(A) polymerase gamma isoform X2; this encodes MSWCGSGEGWSWASFVEGSRQQNQPQGHYGLTSPISLAPPSDKDHIHTQKLIEAMKPFGVFEDQEELYRRTTVLCKLNNFVREWISELAESKNLPPSITERVGGKIFTFGSYRLGVHTKGSDIDALCVAPSHVERSDFFQSFFEKLKNQEEVKNLRAIEDAYVPVIKFEFDGIEIDLVFAKLSLPTVSDDLDLRDDSCLKSLDIRCIRSLNGSRVTDEILRLVPNLENFRLTLRAVKLWAKRRGVYSNIMGFLGGVSWAMLVARICQLYPNALASTLVNKFFLIFSKWDWPKPVLLKRLEESFLNLPVWDPRVNPSDRYHVMPIITPAYPQQNSTYNVSVSTRAVMVEEFQRGLEVTDEILKGKSDWSKLFEPLNFFQKYKHYIVLTASAFTEEHHLNWIGLVESKIRVLVGNLERNEFITIAHVQPQSFPGNEVLYKQSGYVSMWFLGLVFKKAESAVKTNVDLTHGIQSFTDTVYRQASALNILKEGMKIEATYVKRKQLHYFLPAGTLQKRKKQRVSDISQNNSGLQCKRSSLGESCLDGSKDRDCRTPSNSSSLNKISKLDISTAETERNVECQSCSGANSVAEPSTSKGLCIPVTDPKIEATVALRTSGPPTGCTIPGYNTLNVWDSDFTESGYPQDRRKRATKNGVLDGKSMQIPVITSRSQRLSSKELPDSSSPVPTSSIRIIKRSIKLTLNGVLRRMFRVLRRTFRKNLGY
- the PAPOLG gene encoding poly(A) polymerase gamma isoform X1 codes for the protein MSWCGSGEGWSWASFVEGSSTSRQQNQPQGHYGLTSPISLAPPSDKDHIHTQKLIEAMKPFGVFEDQEELYRRTTVLCKLNNFVREWISELAESKNLPPSITERVGGKIFTFGSYRLGVHTKGSDIDALCVAPSHVERSDFFQSFFEKLKNQEEVKNLRAIEDAYVPVIKFEFDGIEIDLVFAKLSLPTVSDDLDLRDDSCLKSLDIRCIRSLNGSRVTDEILRLVPNLENFRLTLRAVKLWAKRRGVYSNIMGFLGGVSWAMLVARICQLYPNALASTLVNKFFLIFSKWDWPKPVLLKRLEESFLNLPVWDPRVNPSDRYHVMPIITPAYPQQNSTYNVSVSTRAVMVEEFQRGLEVTDEILKGKSDWSKLFEPLNFFQKYKHYIVLTASAFTEEHHLNWIGLVESKIRVLVGNLERNEFITIAHVQPQSFPGNEVLYKQSGYVSMWFLGLVFKKAESAVKTNVDLTHGIQSFTDTVYRQASALNILKEGMKIEATYVKRKQLHYFLPAGTLQKRKKQRVSDISQNNSGLQCKRSSLGESCLDGSKDRDCRTPSNSSSLNKISKLDISTAETERNVECQSCSGANSVAEPSTSKGLCIPVTDPKIEATVALRTSGPPTGCTIPGYNTLNVWDSDFTESGYPQDRRKRATKNGVLDGKSMQIPVITSRSQRLSSKELPDSSSPVPTSSIRIIKRSIKLTLNGVLRRMFRVLRRTFRKNLGY
- the PAPOLG gene encoding poly(A) polymerase gamma isoform X6, giving the protein MSWCGSGEGWSWASFVEGSSTSRQQNQPQGHYGLTSPISLAPPSDKDHIHTQKLIEAMKPFGVFEDQEELYRRTTVLCKLNNFVREWISELAESKNLPPSITERVGGKIFTFGSYRLGVHTKGSDIDALCVAPSHVERSDFFQSFFEKLKNQEEVKNLRAIEDAYVPVIKFEFDGIEIDLVFAKLSLPTVSDDLDLRDDSCLKSLDIRCIRSLNGSRVTDEILRLVPNLENFRLTLRAVKLWAKRRGVYSNIMGFLGGVSWAMLVARICQLYPNALASTLVNKFFLIFSKWDWPKPVLLKRLEESFLNLPVWDPRVNPSDRYHVMPIITPAYPQQNSTYNVSVSTRAVMVEEFQRGLEVTDEILKGKSDWSKLFEPLNFFQKYKHYIVLTASAFTEEHHLNWIGLVESKIRVLVGNLERNEFITIAHVQPQSFPGNEVLYKQSGYVSMWFLGLVFKKAESAVKTNVDLTHGIQSFTDTVYRQASALNILKEGMKIEATYVKRKQLHYFLPAGTLQKRKKQRVSDISQNNSGLQCKRSSLGESCLDGSKDRDCRTPSNSSSLNKISKLDISTAETERNVECQSCSGANSVAEPSTSKGLCIPVTDPKIEATVALRTSGPPTGCTIPGYNTLNVWDSDFTESGYPQDRRKRATKNGVLDGKSMQIPVITSRSQRLSSKELPDSSSPVPTSSIRIIKRSIKLTLNG
- the PAPOLG gene encoding poly(A) polymerase gamma isoform X4, which encodes MKETRGTSRQQNQPQGHYGLTSPISLAPPSDKDHIHTQKLIEAMKPFGVFEDQEELYRRTTVLCKLNNFVREWISELAESKNLPPSITERVGGKIFTFGSYRLGVHTKGSDIDALCVAPSHVERSDFFQSFFEKLKNQEEVKNLRAIEDAYVPVIKFEFDGIEIDLVFAKLSLPTVSDDLDLRDDSCLKSLDIRCIRSLNGSRVTDEILRLVPNLENFRLTLRAVKLWAKRRGVYSNIMGFLGGVSWAMLVARICQLYPNALASTLVNKFFLIFSKWDWPKPVLLKRLEESFLNLPVWDPRVNPSDRYHVMPIITPAYPQQNSTYNVSVSTRAVMVEEFQRGLEVTDEILKGKSDWSKLFEPLNFFQKYKHYIVLTASAFTEEHHLNWIGLVESKIRVLVGNLERNEFITIAHVQPQSFPGNEVLYKQSGYVSMWFLGLVFKKAESAVKTNVDLTHGIQSFTDTVYRQASALNILKEGMKIEATYVKRKQLHYFLPAGTLQKRKKQRVSDISQNNSGLQCKRSSLGESCLDGSKDRDCRTPSNSSSLNKISKLDISTAETERNVECQSCSGANSVAEPSTSKGLCIPVTDPKIEATVALRTSGPPTGCTIPGYNTLNVWDSDFTESGYPQDRRKRATKNGVLDGKSMQIPVITSRSQRLSSKELPDSSSPVPTSSIRIIKRSIKLTLNGVLRRMFRVLRRTFRKNLGY
- the PAPOLG gene encoding poly(A) polymerase gamma isoform X7 encodes the protein MSWQQNQPQGHYGLTSPISLAPPSDKDHIHTQKLIEAMKPFGVFEDQEELYRRTTVLCKLNNFVREWISELAESKNLPPSITERVGGKIFTFGSYRLGVHTKGSDIDALCVAPSHVERSDFFQSFFEKLKNQEEVKNLRAIEDAYVPVIKFEFDGIEIDLVFAKLSLPTVSDDLDLRDDSCLKSLDIRCIRSLNGSRVTDEILRLVPNLENFRLTLRAVKLWAKRRGVYSNIMGFLGGVSWAMLVARICQLYPNALASTLVNKFFLIFSKWDWPKPVLLKRLEESFLNLPVWDPRVNPSDRYHVMPIITPAYPQQNSTYNVSVSTRAVMVEEFQRGLEVTDEILKGKSDWSKLFEPLNFFQKYKHYIVLTASAFTEEHHLNWIGLVESKIRVLVGNLERNEFITIAHVQPQSFPGNEVLYKQSGYVSMWFLGLVFKKAESAVKTNVDLTHGIQSFTDTVYRQASALNILKEGMKIEATYVKRKQLHYFLPAGTLQKRKKQRVSDISQNNSGLQCKRSSLGESCLDGSKDRDCRTPSNSSSLNKISKLDISTAETERNVECQSCSGANSVAEPSTSKGLCIPVTDPKIEATVALRTSGPPTGCTIPGYNTLNVWDSDFTESGYPQDRRKRATKNGVLDGKSMQIPVITSRSQRLSSKELPDSSSPVPTSSIRIIKRSIKLTLNGVLRRMFRVLRRTFRKNLGY
- the PAPOLG gene encoding poly(A) polymerase gamma isoform X3, whose translation is MAGEERRTSRQQNQPQGHYGLTSPISLAPPSDKDHIHTQKLIEAMKPFGVFEDQEELYRRTTVLCKLNNFVREWISELAESKNLPPSITERVGGKIFTFGSYRLGVHTKGSDIDALCVAPSHVERSDFFQSFFEKLKNQEEVKNLRAIEDAYVPVIKFEFDGIEIDLVFAKLSLPTVSDDLDLRDDSCLKSLDIRCIRSLNGSRVTDEILRLVPNLENFRLTLRAVKLWAKRRGVYSNIMGFLGGVSWAMLVARICQLYPNALASTLVNKFFLIFSKWDWPKPVLLKRLEESFLNLPVWDPRVNPSDRYHVMPIITPAYPQQNSTYNVSVSTRAVMVEEFQRGLEVTDEILKGKSDWSKLFEPLNFFQKYKHYIVLTASAFTEEHHLNWIGLVESKIRVLVGNLERNEFITIAHVQPQSFPGNEVLYKQSGYVSMWFLGLVFKKAESAVKTNVDLTHGIQSFTDTVYRQASALNILKEGMKIEATYVKRKQLHYFLPAGTLQKRKKQRVSDISQNNSGLQCKRSSLGESCLDGSKDRDCRTPSNSSSLNKISKLDISTAETERNVECQSCSGANSVAEPSTSKGLCIPVTDPKIEATVALRTSGPPTGCTIPGYNTLNVWDSDFTESGYPQDRRKRATKNGVLDGKSMQIPVITSRSQRLSSKELPDSSSPVPTSSIRIIKRSIKLTLNGVLRRMFRVLRRTFRKNLGY
- the PAPOLG gene encoding poly(A) polymerase gamma isoform X5, with amino-acid sequence MSCTSRQQNQPQGHYGLTSPISLAPPSDKDHIHTQKLIEAMKPFGVFEDQEELYRRTTVLCKLNNFVREWISELAESKNLPPSITERVGGKIFTFGSYRLGVHTKGSDIDALCVAPSHVERSDFFQSFFEKLKNQEEVKNLRAIEDAYVPVIKFEFDGIEIDLVFAKLSLPTVSDDLDLRDDSCLKSLDIRCIRSLNGSRVTDEILRLVPNLENFRLTLRAVKLWAKRRGVYSNIMGFLGGVSWAMLVARICQLYPNALASTLVNKFFLIFSKWDWPKPVLLKRLEESFLNLPVWDPRVNPSDRYHVMPIITPAYPQQNSTYNVSVSTRAVMVEEFQRGLEVTDEILKGKSDWSKLFEPLNFFQKYKHYIVLTASAFTEEHHLNWIGLVESKIRVLVGNLERNEFITIAHVQPQSFPGNEVLYKQSGYVSMWFLGLVFKKAESAVKTNVDLTHGIQSFTDTVYRQASALNILKEGMKIEATYVKRKQLHYFLPAGTLQKRKKQRVSDISQNNSGLQCKRSSLGESCLDGSKDRDCRTPSNSSSLNKISKLDISTAETERNVECQSCSGANSVAEPSTSKGLCIPVTDPKIEATVALRTSGPPTGCTIPGYNTLNVWDSDFTESGYPQDRRKRATKNGVLDGKSMQIPVITSRSQRLSSKELPDSSSPVPTSSIRIIKRSIKLTLNGVLRRMFRVLRRTFRKNLGY
- the PAPOLG gene encoding poly(A) polymerase gamma isoform X8 — its product is MSWCGSGEGWSWASFVEGSSTSRQQNQPQGHYGLTSPISLAPPSDKDHIHTQKLIEAMKPFGVFEDQEELYRRTTVLCKLNNFVREWISELAESKNLPPSITERVGGKIFTFGSYRLGVHTKGSDIDALCVAPSHVERSDFFQSFFEKLKNQEEVKNLRAIEDAYVPVIKFEFDGIEIDLVFAKLSLPTVSDDLDLRDDSCLKSLDIRCIRSLNGSRVTDEILRLVPNLENFRLTLRAVKLWAKRRGVYSNIMGFLGGVSWAMLVARICQLYPNALASTLVNKFFLIFSKWDWPKPVLLKRLEESFLNLPVWDPRVNPSDRYHVMPIITPAYPQQNSTYNVSVSTRAVMVEEFQRGLEVTDEILKGKSDWSKLFEPLNFFQKYKYV